A genomic region of Bradyrhizobium sp. ORS 278 contains the following coding sequences:
- the dut gene encoding dUTP diphosphatase — protein sequence MTQTIAIDVRILPHGAGLPLPAYQTAHAAGMDLLAAVAPDAPVVLAPGSHAMVPTGLSIALPDGFEAQVRPRSGLAARHGVTVLNSPGTIDADYRGEVCVLLINHGKEPFTIQRGERIAQMVIASVVRAELAITTTLSETARGSGGFGSTGR from the coding sequence GTGACACAGACGATCGCGATCGACGTTCGCATCCTGCCGCATGGCGCGGGCCTGCCGCTGCCGGCCTATCAGACCGCGCATGCCGCCGGGATGGACCTGCTCGCCGCCGTCGCGCCCGATGCGCCTGTCGTCCTCGCGCCAGGCAGCCACGCCATGGTGCCAACGGGTTTGTCGATCGCGCTGCCGGACGGCTTCGAGGCGCAGGTGCGGCCGCGCTCCGGACTCGCTGCGCGGCACGGCGTCACTGTGCTCAATTCGCCCGGCACCATCGACGCCGACTATCGCGGCGAGGTCTGCGTGCTCCTGATCAACCACGGCAAGGAGCCGTTTACGATCCAGCGCGGCGAGCGCATCGCGCAGATGGTGATCGCGTCGGTCGTGCGCGCCGAGCTCGCGATCACCACGACCTTGTCGGAGACCGCGCGCGGCAGCGGCGGCTTCGGCTCGACAGGCCGGTGA
- the coaBC gene encoding bifunctional phosphopantothenoylcysteine decarboxylase/phosphopantothenate--cysteine ligase CoaBC has product MASLTIRKLDDSLKTYLRLRSAQNGRSVEEEVRVILRALIEPVDPSEPPAAAPSPAALPDPGLPQPGLAREARVTLIIGGGIAAYKSLDLIRRLRERYIQVRCVMTRAATQFVTELAASALSGDRVFTDLFDARSEFDVGHIRLARDCDLIVVAPATADLMSKMAQGAADDLASAILLAASRPILLAPAMNPMMWSNPATRRNAATLQRDGIHMIGPNAGEMAEKGEAGVGRMAEPTEIADAVVAMLKPPAPRPLAGRRVLITAGPTHEPIDPVRYIANRSSGKQGFAIAAAAQAAGADVRLIAGPVELADPKGVKVTHVESARQMLEAVEAELPADVAIFAAAVADWRVASEGGQKLKKTDQAIPPLQLVENPDILATISKLKEKRPGLVIGFAAETEHLIDNAKAKFARKGCDWIVANDVSPATGVMGGDRNTVHLLTKDADGVHVASWPIMTKDEVANALVAEIARTVGQSA; this is encoded by the coding sequence ATGGCCAGCCTGACCATCCGCAAGCTCGACGACTCGCTGAAGACTTATCTCCGGCTGCGCTCGGCGCAGAACGGCCGCTCCGTCGAGGAGGAGGTCCGGGTCATTCTCCGGGCGCTGATCGAGCCGGTCGACCCATCCGAGCCGCCGGCGGCAGCGCCATCTCCGGCCGCTCTGCCGGATCCCGGCCTGCCCCAGCCCGGCCTCGCCCGCGAGGCACGCGTCACCCTGATCATCGGCGGCGGCATTGCCGCTTACAAGTCGCTCGACCTGATCCGGCGACTCCGGGAGCGCTATATCCAGGTCCGCTGCGTCATGACGAGAGCGGCGACGCAGTTCGTCACCGAGCTCGCCGCGTCGGCGCTGTCCGGCGACCGCGTCTTCACCGACCTGTTCGACGCGCGCAGTGAGTTCGACGTCGGCCATATCCGGCTGGCGCGCGACTGCGATCTCATCGTCGTCGCGCCGGCGACCGCCGACCTGATGTCCAAGATGGCGCAAGGTGCCGCCGACGATCTCGCCAGCGCCATCCTGCTCGCCGCCAGCCGGCCGATCCTGCTGGCGCCGGCGATGAATCCGATGATGTGGAGCAATCCGGCGACCCGCCGGAACGCCGCGACCCTGCAGCGCGACGGCATCCACATGATCGGGCCGAACGCCGGCGAGATGGCTGAGAAGGGCGAGGCGGGTGTCGGCCGCATGGCCGAGCCGACCGAGATCGCCGACGCCGTGGTCGCGATGCTGAAGCCCCCGGCGCCGCGCCCGCTCGCCGGCCGCCGCGTGCTGATCACCGCGGGGCCGACGCACGAGCCGATCGACCCCGTCCGCTATATCGCCAACCGCTCCTCCGGCAAACAGGGCTTTGCGATTGCCGCCGCAGCCCAGGCCGCCGGCGCAGACGTCAGGCTGATCGCGGGACCGGTCGAGCTCGCCGATCCCAAGGGCGTCAAGGTCACGCATGTCGAGTCGGCGCGGCAGATGCTCGAGGCTGTCGAAGCCGAGCTGCCGGCCGACGTCGCGATCTTCGCCGCAGCGGTGGCGGATTGGCGCGTCGCCAGTGAAGGCGGCCAGAAGCTGAAGAAAACCGATCAGGCAATCCCGCCGCTGCAGCTGGTCGAGAACCCTGACATCCTCGCGACCATCTCCAAGCTGAAAGAGAAGCGCCCCGGCCTGGTCATCGGCTTCGCCGCCGAGACGGAACATCTGATCGACAACGCCAAAGCCAAGTTCGCGCGCAAGGGCTGCGACTGGATCGTCGCCAACGACGTCTCGCCCGCCACCGGCGTGATGGGCGGCGACCGCAACACGGTGCATCTCTTGACGAAGGACGCCGACGGCGTCCATGTCGCGTCGTGGCCGATCATGACCAAGGACGAGGTGGCGAACGCGCTCGTCGCCGAGATCGCCCGAACCGTAGGACAATCAGCGTGA
- a CDS encoding PilZ domain-containing protein, producing MAERMKGERVVFERGIPAFMMGIDGTWRRNCTIEDVSETGAKLTVEGSVEGLHLKEFFLLLSSTGLAYRRCELAWVNGDQIGVTFLKQGKKKTNKRATAEA from the coding sequence ATGGCAGAGCGGATGAAGGGCGAGCGCGTCGTCTTCGAGCGCGGCATCCCGGCTTTCATGATGGGCATCGACGGCACCTGGCGGCGTAACTGCACCATCGAGGATGTCTCCGAGACCGGTGCCAAGCTGACGGTCGAGGGCTCCGTTGAAGGCCTGCACCTGAAGGAGTTCTTCCTGCTGCTGTCGTCGACCGGCCTGGCCTATCGACGCTGCGAACTGGCCTGGGTCAATGGCGACCAGATCGGCGTCACCTTCCTGAAGCAGGGCAAGAAGAAAACCAACAAGCGCGCCACCGCCGAGGCCTGA
- a CDS encoding bifunctional tRNA (adenosine(37)-N6)-threonylcarbamoyltransferase complex ATPase subunit type 1 TsaE/phosphotransferase codes for MTDRQTFTTALADETATAALMADLALLIGPGVLITLTGDLGAGKTAAARAMIRYLADDAELEVPSPTFTLAQSYDLPSFPLVHADLYRISDASELEEIGLSPLPEATVVLIEWPERAGDALPQDRIDIALRHDAAQGDCARNLEITGTGKAAAIVARLKALREFLAEAGHGKSRRERMAGDASTRSYARLYKGERVFILMNSPRRPDGPAIYNGKPYSGAVHLAEDVRPFVAMAGALRGRGISAPKINDADLDHGFLITEDLGREGVIEGDPPRPIVARYEAATDLLAALHAQDVPWVLPLAPQVTYNVPTFDVDAMLIEIGLMLEWYLPDRGVEPSQVLRAEFLEMWRDLLEAPLATNKTWVIRDYHSPNLLWLPAREGIARVGVIDFQDAVMGPPAYDVVSLAQDARIDVPAEIERALRERYIAARQTASAEFDADAFSADYAILSAQRNTRLLGTFARLNRRDGKPHYLKHQPRIWDYLHRALAHATLDPVRDWYAANVPPPAGVS; via the coding sequence ATGACGGACCGACAGACATTCACGACCGCGCTGGCGGACGAGACCGCCACCGCCGCCTTGATGGCCGACCTCGCGCTGCTGATCGGCCCGGGCGTGCTGATCACGCTCACGGGCGATCTCGGCGCCGGCAAGACCGCCGCCGCGCGGGCGATGATCCGCTACCTCGCAGATGACGCCGAGCTGGAAGTCCCAAGCCCGACCTTTACCTTGGCGCAGAGCTACGATCTGCCGAGCTTCCCGCTGGTGCATGCCGATCTCTACCGCATCAGCGATGCCTCCGAGTTGGAGGAGATCGGCCTGTCCCCGCTGCCTGAAGCGACGGTGGTGCTGATCGAATGGCCGGAGCGCGCCGGCGATGCGCTGCCGCAGGATCGCATCGACATCGCGCTGCGTCACGATGCCGCCCAGGGCGACTGCGCGCGCAACCTCGAGATCACCGGCACCGGCAAGGCCGCCGCGATCGTCGCGCGCCTGAAGGCGCTGCGCGAATTCCTCGCCGAAGCCGGCCACGGCAAATCGCGCCGCGAGCGCATGGCCGGCGACGCCTCGACCCGCTCCTACGCCCGTCTTTACAAAGGCGAGCGCGTCTTCATCCTGATGAACTCGCCGAGGCGGCCGGATGGTCCGGCGATCTACAACGGCAAGCCCTATAGCGGCGCCGTGCATCTCGCCGAGGACGTCCGCCCGTTCGTCGCGATGGCCGGCGCGTTGCGCGGCCGCGGCATCTCGGCGCCGAAGATCAACGATGCCGATCTCGACCACGGCTTCCTCATCACCGAGGATCTCGGACGCGAGGGCGTCATCGAGGGCGATCCGCCGCGCCCGATCGTGGCGCGCTACGAGGCCGCGACCGATCTCCTGGCCGCGCTGCATGCGCAGGACGTGCCGTGGGTCCTGCCGTTGGCACCCCAAGTGACCTACAACGTGCCGACCTTCGACGTCGACGCGATGCTGATCGAGATAGGTCTGATGCTCGAATGGTATTTGCCCGACCGCGGGGTGGAGCCGTCGCAGGTGCTGCGCGCCGAATTCCTGGAAATGTGGCGCGACCTGCTCGAAGCGCCGCTCGCCACGAACAAGACCTGGGTGATCCGCGACTATCACTCGCCGAACCTGCTCTGGCTACCCGCGCGCGAGGGCATCGCGCGAGTCGGCGTCATCGACTTCCAGGACGCCGTGATGGGTCCGCCAGCTTACGACGTGGTGTCGCTGGCGCAGGACGCCCGCATCGACGTCCCGGCGGAGATCGAGCGCGCCTTGCGAGAGCGCTACATCGCCGCGCGGCAAACAGCATCCGCAGAGTTCGACGCCGACGCCTTCAGCGCCGACTACGCGATCCTGTCCGCCCAGCGCAACACCCGCCTGCTCGGCACCTTCGCCCGCCTCAACCGCCGCGACGGCAAGCCGCATTACCTCAAGCATCAGCCCCGCATCTGGGACTACCTGCACCGCGCGCTGGCGCACGCGACGCTCGACCCGGTGCGGGACTGGTACGCCGCGAATGTGCCACCTCCAGCCGGCGTCAGTTGA
- the ubiE gene encoding bifunctional demethylmenaquinone methyltransferase/2-methoxy-6-polyprenyl-1,4-benzoquinol methylase UbiE, producing the protein MDQTDQTTHFGFRDVPLGEKQTLVNDVFHSVASRYDLMNDLMSGGLHRVWKDIMINTLNPPKSDAPFALLDVAGGTGDISFRAAKKAGAGFHATVCDINGDMLEVGRQRALKQYLDDRVSFVEGNAESLAFPDRSFDAYTIAFGIRNVPQIDLALAEAYRVLKHGGRFLCLEFSTVEVPGLDKLYDLFSFNVIPQLGRAVTGDAESYRYLVESIRQFPRPNAFAEMISAAGFSRVSWQTLSGGIVALHSGWRL; encoded by the coding sequence ATGGATCAGACGGACCAGACCACTCATTTCGGCTTCAGGGACGTGCCACTGGGCGAGAAGCAGACGCTGGTGAACGACGTGTTTCACAGCGTCGCCTCCCGCTACGACTTGATGAACGACCTGATGTCCGGCGGGCTGCACCGCGTCTGGAAGGACATCATGATCAACACGCTGAACCCGCCGAAGAGCGATGCCCCGTTCGCGCTGCTCGACGTGGCGGGCGGCACCGGCGACATTTCCTTCCGCGCCGCCAAGAAGGCCGGCGCCGGCTTCCACGCCACCGTCTGCGACATCAATGGCGACATGCTCGAGGTCGGCCGCCAGCGCGCGCTGAAGCAATACCTCGACGACAGGGTGTCGTTCGTCGAGGGCAACGCCGAGAGCCTCGCCTTTCCCGACCGCTCCTTCGACGCCTATACGATCGCCTTCGGCATCCGCAACGTGCCGCAGATCGACCTGGCGCTGGCCGAGGCCTACCGCGTGCTCAAGCATGGCGGCCGCTTCCTGTGCCTGGAGTTCTCGACCGTCGAGGTGCCCGGCCTCGACAAGCTCTACGACCTGTTTTCCTTCAACGTCATTCCGCAGCTCGGCCGCGCCGTGACCGGTGACGCCGAGTCCTATCGCTACCTCGTCGAATCCATCCGCCAGTTTCCGCGCCCCAATGCCTTCGCCGAGATGATCTCGGCGGCCGGATTCTCCCGCGTCTCCTGGCAGACCCTTTCCGGCGGCATCGTCGCGCTTCATTCCGGCTGGCGTTTGTGA
- the mutM gene encoding bifunctional DNA-formamidopyrimidine glycosylase/DNA-(apurinic or apyrimidinic site) lyase, with protein MPELPEVETVRRGLQPVMEGAKIVTAEARRGDLRFPFQPDFVKRLQGQTVRGLGRRAKYLLADLGSGDVLLMHLGMSGSFRVIKPEHEETPGEFHYPRGKDSVHDHVVFHMSSGADIVFNDPRRFGFMKIIGRGEIETEPHLKDLGPEPLGNEFDAAMLARACAGKKTSLKAALLDQRVVAGLGNIYVCEALFRAHLSPRRLAATLATRKGEPTDHAKRLVEAIHTVLNEAIRAGGSSLRDHRQTTGELGYFQHSFQVYDREGEPCRTDGCEGVVKRFVQNGRSTFWCPKCQR; from the coding sequence ATGCCTGAACTGCCCGAAGTCGAGACCGTCCGGCGCGGGCTGCAGCCGGTCATGGAGGGAGCCAAGATCGTGACCGCGGAGGCGCGGCGCGGCGACTTGCGGTTTCCGTTTCAACCCGATTTTGTGAAGCGCTTGCAGGGGCAGACCGTCAGAGGGCTCGGCCGCCGCGCCAAATATCTGCTGGCCGATCTCGGCTCCGGCGACGTGCTGCTGATGCATCTGGGCATGTCCGGCTCGTTCCGGGTGATCAAGCCCGAGCACGAGGAAACCCCGGGCGAGTTTCACTATCCGCGCGGCAAGGACAGCGTCCACGACCATGTCGTGTTTCACATGTCTTCCGGCGCCGACATCGTTTTCAACGACCCGCGCCGCTTCGGCTTCATGAAGATCATCGGCCGCGGCGAGATCGAGACCGAGCCGCACCTCAAGGACCTCGGGCCGGAGCCGCTCGGCAACGAATTCGATGCCGCCATGCTGGCGCGCGCCTGTGCCGGCAAGAAGACCAGCCTCAAGGCCGCGTTGCTCGACCAGCGCGTGGTCGCCGGGCTCGGCAACATCTATGTCTGCGAGGCGCTGTTCCGCGCGCATCTGTCGCCGCGCCGTCTGGCCGCGACGCTGGCGACCAGGAAGGGCGAGCCGACGGACCATGCAAAGCGGCTGGTTGAGGCGATCCACACCGTGCTCAACGAGGCGATCCGCGCCGGCGGCTCGTCGCTGCGCGATCACCGCCAGACCACTGGCGAGCTCGGCTATTTCCAGCACTCGTTCCAGGTCTATGACCGAGAGGGCGAGCCGTGCCGCACGGATGGCTGCGAGGGCGTCGTCAAGCGCTTCGTGCAGAACGGACGATCGACGTTCTGGTGCCCGAAGTGTCAGAGATGA
- a CDS encoding nucleotidyltransferase family protein codes for MPVHPHKAMVLAAGLGLRMRPLTEKMPKPLVRVAGRPLLDHVLDRLAEAGVTEAVVNVHYLADQIIEHTATRSAPRVIISDERDQVLGTGGGVVKALPLLGHEPFFHVNSDTMWIEGVRQNLSRLADAFDPARMDIMLLMAPTATSIGYAGQGDYAMLADGTLRKRREHQVVPFVYAGAAIISPAIFDGAPEGEFSLTKMFDKANEQDRLYGLRLEGVWMHVGTPAAVTEAEEALLESAA; via the coding sequence ATGCCCGTCCACCCGCACAAAGCCATGGTCCTCGCCGCCGGTCTCGGATTGCGCATGCGCCCGCTGACGGAGAAGATGCCAAAGCCGCTGGTGCGCGTCGCCGGGCGTCCGCTGCTCGACCACGTGCTCGACCGGCTCGCCGAGGCTGGCGTCACCGAGGCCGTCGTCAACGTCCACTATCTCGCCGATCAGATCATCGAGCACACCGCGACGCGCAGCGCGCCGCGCGTGATCATCTCCGACGAGCGCGACCAGGTGCTGGGCACCGGCGGCGGCGTGGTCAAGGCGCTGCCGCTGCTGGGTCACGAGCCGTTCTTCCACGTCAACTCCGACACGATGTGGATCGAGGGCGTGCGCCAGAACCTCTCGCGCCTTGCCGACGCATTCGATCCCGCGCGCATGGACATCATGCTGCTGATGGCCCCGACCGCGACCTCGATCGGCTATGCCGGCCAGGGCGACTACGCGATGCTCGCCGACGGTACCTTGCGCAAGCGCCGCGAGCACCAGGTGGTGCCGTTCGTCTACGCCGGCGCCGCGATCATCTCGCCGGCGATCTTCGACGGCGCGCCAGAGGGCGAGTTCTCGCTGACGAAGATGTTCGACAAGGCCAATGAGCAGGACCGGCTGTATGGCCTGCGCCTCGAAGGCGTGTGGATGCATGTCGGTACGCCGGCCGCAGTGACCGAAGCCGAAGAAGCACTGCTGGAGAGCGCGGCGTAG
- a CDS encoding PAS domain-containing sensor histidine kinase — protein sequence MSGVIVVMRQTLLSCTSLARKGLMGLAATALAPASQGFAGDGVPADAISSLFELSRSDVAEVTAMLALLGFSVVAAIALVRTRLAAARKEARLRADVAELQLQADRYRALLFAEPQILIAWPAGGHRPQISGDTSMLVPSDQPQRILAFGSWLPPEPALQLDHAVEALREAGEGFMLHLTTSHGHAIEAMGRAIGGQAIVRIRELSGLRRELAETQLRFKALGEETESLRALASALPWPIWARHANGALAYVNAAYARAADARDIPDAISRNLELLDSADRSDLQRALGAGGHFEGRLPIVMGGERRMHDVRAFTLGGGSAGVAIDASEAAALTDALVRMHEAHRRTLDQLSSGVAVFDGQRRLAFYNDSYRRLWDLDTAFLDSQPDDSSVLDRLRASRKLPEQADFRAWKAKLHEAYRAVEAAKDTWFLPDGRALSVVTTPNPEGGVTYLFDDVTESFALARRYDGLIRVQRETLDSLAEGVAVFGSNGRVELFNPAFAKMWRLSPDSLREHPHIDTVESWCRSIYDDSVAWRTIREAITSIENRLDVALKLERKDGSVLDCMSRPLPDGATMLTFQDITDTENVERALRESNEALEAAGQMKIDFVHHVSYELRAPLTTIIGFAHFLSDPSTGPLTPKQAEYLDYVTKSTNALLALTNNILDLATIDAGAMKLELGPVDAAKAIEAAAEGVQDRLATDRIRLRVEVAPDVGSFVGDERRVVQVLYNLLANAVGFSPQDSTVIVSARRTDHSVAFAVTDCGPGIPADIKDQMFDWFVSRSQGSRHRGAGLGLSLVRSFVELHGGKVRMDSVVGKGTTVTCDFPTDHIAQRNAAE from the coding sequence ATGTCGGGCGTGATCGTGGTGATGCGTCAGACGCTGCTGTCATGCACGTCACTCGCGCGCAAGGGCCTGATGGGTCTCGCTGCGACTGCGCTTGCGCCGGCAAGTCAGGGCTTCGCGGGCGATGGCGTGCCGGCGGATGCGATCTCTTCTCTTTTCGAGCTGAGCCGGTCCGATGTCGCCGAGGTCACGGCGATGCTGGCGCTGCTCGGCTTCTCCGTGGTTGCTGCAATTGCTTTGGTGCGCACGCGGCTTGCCGCTGCGCGGAAAGAGGCGCGACTGCGCGCCGACGTCGCGGAGCTGCAGCTGCAGGCCGACCGCTACCGCGCGTTGTTGTTCGCCGAACCGCAGATCCTGATCGCCTGGCCGGCCGGCGGTCACCGGCCACAGATCTCCGGCGACACATCCATGCTGGTACCGTCGGATCAGCCGCAGCGCATTCTCGCCTTCGGCAGCTGGCTGCCGCCGGAGCCGGCGCTGCAGCTCGACCACGCCGTCGAGGCGCTGCGCGAGGCCGGCGAAGGCTTCATGCTCCACCTCACCACCTCGCACGGTCACGCCATCGAGGCGATGGGCCGCGCGATCGGCGGCCAGGCGATCGTGCGCATCCGCGAGCTGTCCGGTCTGCGCCGCGAGCTCGCCGAGACGCAGCTGCGCTTCAAGGCGCTCGGCGAGGAGACGGAGTCGCTGCGCGCGCTCGCCTCCGCGCTGCCATGGCCGATCTGGGCACGGCATGCCAACGGCGCGCTCGCTTACGTCAACGCCGCCTATGCCCGCGCCGCCGATGCGCGCGACATCCCCGACGCGATCAGCCGCAATCTCGAGCTGCTCGATTCCGCAGATCGGTCCGACCTGCAGCGTGCGCTCGGCGCCGGCGGACATTTCGAGGGGCGGCTGCCGATCGTCATGGGCGGCGAGCGCCGGATGCATGACGTGCGGGCCTTCACGCTCGGCGGCGGCAGCGCCGGCGTCGCCATCGATGCCAGCGAGGCTGCGGCGCTGACCGACGCGTTGGTGCGGATGCACGAGGCGCACCGCCGCACGCTCGACCAGTTGTCGTCGGGCGTCGCCGTGTTCGACGGCCAGCGCCGCCTCGCCTTCTACAACGACAGCTATCGCCGGCTCTGGGATCTCGACACCGCGTTTCTCGACAGCCAGCCGGATGATTCCTCGGTGCTCGACCGCCTGCGCGCCTCGCGCAAGCTGCCGGAGCAAGCCGACTTCCGAGCCTGGAAGGCCAAGCTGCACGAGGCCTATCGCGCGGTCGAGGCCGCCAAGGACACCTGGTTCCTGCCCGACGGCCGCGCGCTCTCCGTCGTCACCACGCCCAATCCGGAAGGCGGAGTCACCTATCTGTTCGACGACGTCACCGAGAGCTTTGCGCTGGCCCGCCGCTATGACGGCCTGATCCGGGTGCAGCGCGAGACGCTGGACAGCCTTGCCGAAGGCGTCGCCGTGTTCGGCTCCAACGGCCGCGTCGAGCTGTTCAATCCGGCGTTTGCCAAGATGTGGCGGCTGTCGCCAGACTCGCTGCGCGAGCATCCGCACATCGACACTGTCGAATCCTGGTGCCGGTCGATCTATGATGACAGCGTCGCCTGGCGGACCATTCGCGAGGCGATCACCTCGATCGAGAACCGCCTCGACGTCGCGCTGAAGCTCGAGCGCAAGGACGGCAGCGTGCTCGACTGCATGAGCCGGCCGCTGCCGGACGGCGCGACGATGCTGACCTTCCAGGACATCACCGACACCGAGAATGTCGAGCGTGCGCTGCGCGAGAGCAACGAGGCGCTCGAAGCGGCCGGCCAGATGAAGATCGACTTCGTCCACCACGTCTCCTACGAACTGCGTGCGCCGCTGACCACCATCATCGGCTTCGCGCATTTCCTGTCCGACCCGTCGACCGGGCCGCTGACGCCGAAGCAGGCCGAGTATCTCGACTATGTCACCAAATCGACCAACGCGCTGCTGGCGCTGACCAACAACATTCTCGACCTCGCCACCATTGACGCCGGCGCGATGAAGCTCGAGCTCGGGCCCGTCGACGCCGCCAAGGCGATCGAGGCCGCGGCCGAGGGCGTGCAGGACCGCCTCGCCACCGACCGCATCCGCCTCAGGGTCGAGGTCGCGCCCGATGTCGGCAGCTTCGTCGGCGACGAGCGCCGCGTCGTCCAGGTGCTGTACAATCTGCTCGCCAATGCCGTCGGCTTCTCGCCGCAGGATTCGACCGTGATCGTGTCGGCCCGCCGGACCGATCACAGCGTCGCCTTCGCGGTCACCGATTGCGGGCCAGGCATTCCGGCTGATATCAAGGACCAGATGTTCGACTGGTTCGTCAGCCGCTCGCAAGGCTCGCGCCATCGCGGCGCCGGACTCGGCCTGTCGCTGGTGCGCTCCTTCGTCGAGTTGCATGGCGGCAAGGTGCGGATGGATTCGGTGGTCGGCAAGGGCACCACGGTCACCTGTGACTTCCCGACCGACCACATCGCGCAACGCAACGCCGCGGAATGA
- the ubiB gene encoding 2-polyprenylphenol 6-hydroxylase: protein MISALTHITRLARAALVFAREGVFGVVDPSLAPPPGQIALKLARLVERPGAKSGPRLSRALERMGPAYLKLGQFLATRPDVVGVVMARDLESLQDRLPPFPQAEAEAVIATALERPISQLYTSLGPPVAAASIAQVHRGEVERDGIRHAVAVKVLRPNVAARFRRDLADFFFVAEKAEAHSAEARRLRLVEVINTMSRSVAMEMDLRLEAAALSEMAENIKDDPDFRVPAVDWDRTANNVLTMEWIDGIALNDHARLAQANVDLPDVGRKVIQSFLRHALRDGFFHADMHPGNLFLDKQGRLVAVDFGIMGRLGMKERRFLAEILLGFITRDYRRVAEVHFEAGYVPPHHSVENFAQAIRAIGEPIHNRTAEEISMAKLLTLLLEVTGLFDMRTRPELILLQKTMVVVEGVARGFDPRLDIWKVADPVVREWIERNLGSLGRIEGAVTGIGELARITSTLPVLAARAAAVLENLETMTRDGLRLSPETIAAMGRTEGKKSRWRAIALWVIALTFIGILFAVLRL, encoded by the coding sequence GTGATCTCCGCACTGACACATATTACGCGGCTCGCCCGGGCCGCCCTGGTGTTCGCGCGCGAGGGCGTGTTCGGCGTCGTCGATCCGAGTCTGGCGCCGCCGCCGGGTCAGATCGCGCTCAAGCTCGCGCGCCTGGTCGAGCGGCCCGGAGCGAAGTCCGGACCGCGGCTGTCGCGTGCGCTGGAACGGATGGGTCCGGCCTATCTCAAGCTGGGCCAGTTCCTGGCCACGCGGCCCGACGTCGTCGGCGTCGTGATGGCGCGCGATCTCGAATCCCTGCAGGACCGGCTGCCGCCGTTTCCGCAGGCCGAGGCGGAAGCCGTCATTGCCACCGCGCTCGAACGCCCGATCAGCCAGCTCTACACCTCGCTCGGCCCGCCCGTGGCGGCGGCCTCGATCGCTCAGGTGCATCGCGGCGAGGTCGAGCGCGACGGCATCCGTCATGCCGTCGCGGTGAAGGTGCTCCGGCCGAACGTGGCGGCACGCTTCCGCCGCGACCTCGCCGATTTCTTCTTCGTCGCCGAGAAGGCCGAGGCGCATTCCGCCGAGGCGCGGCGCCTGCGGCTCGTCGAGGTCATCAACACAATGTCGCGTTCGGTCGCGATGGAGATGGATCTCCGGCTCGAAGCCGCCGCGCTGTCGGAGATGGCGGAGAACATCAAGGACGATCCGGACTTCCGCGTGCCCGCGGTCGACTGGGACCGCACCGCCAACAACGTGCTCACCATGGAGTGGATCGACGGCATCGCGCTGAACGACCACGCTCGCCTCGCGCAGGCGAATGTCGACCTGCCCGATGTCGGCCGTAAGGTGATCCAGAGCTTCCTGCGCCACGCGCTGCGCGACGGCTTTTTCCATGCCGACATGCATCCGGGCAATCTGTTCCTGGACAAGCAGGGCCGGCTGGTCGCGGTCGATTTCGGCATCATGGGCCGGCTCGGCATGAAGGAGCGGCGCTTCCTCGCGGAAATCCTGCTCGGCTTCATCACCCGCGACTATCGCCGCGTCGCCGAGGTCCATTTCGAGGCCGGCTACGTGCCGCCGCATCATTCGGTGGAGAATTTCGCCCAGGCCATCCGCGCCATCGGCGAGCCGATCCACAACCGCACGGCCGAAGAGATCTCGATGGCCAAGCTGTTGACCCTGCTGCTCGAGGTCACCGGCCTGTTCGACATGCGGACCCGGCCGGAGCTGATCCTCTTGCAGAAGACCATGGTGGTGGTCGAGGGCGTCGCGCGCGGCTTCGATCCCAGGCTCGATATCTGGAAGGTCGCCGATCCCGTGGTGCGCGAATGGATCGAGCGCAATCTCGGCTCGCTCGGCCGCATCGAGGGCGCCGTCACCGGCATAGGAGAGCTGGCCCGTATCACATCCACATTGCCGGTCCTCGCCGCGCGTGCCGCTGCCGTGCTGGAGAACCTGGAGACGATGACCCGCGACGGCCTGCGCCTGTCGCCCGAAACCATCGCCGCCATGGGCCGCACCGAAGGCAAGAAGAGCCGCTGGCGCGCCATCGCGCTGTGGGTCATCGCGCTGACCTTCATCGGCATCCTGTTCGCCGTGCTGCGGCTGTGA